A single Pseudodesulfovibrio aespoeensis Aspo-2 DNA region contains:
- the metE gene encoding 5-methyltetrahydropteroyltriglutamate--homocysteine S-methyltransferase, translated as MNAHVLGFPRMGTGRELKWALEDFWQGRLDESGLLSVAWELKERHWAIQAQAGLDSVCVGDHSLYDHVLDTAIMVGAVPERFLGHGGGSGLDTYFRMARGDADANVPAMTMTKWFDSNYHYIVPEIGPDTTFTGTSGQLARDIHRAVGLGYNPRPILVGPLTFLLLAREVGGVSRWDHMEALTRAYCDILGELAGQARWVQLDEPALCLDLPPQAAEAARHAYAQLAKACGPSQILLATYFGELRENLGLAVSLPVDALHLDLVRGRAQLQETLAVMPQSMHLSLGLVNGRNIWRTDLDASARLVDIACAALGEDRVMVASSCSLLHAPMDVESENALDPSLKQWMAFAVQKCAEVAALKGHGSAAAPALFAENRAVLAARNGSALVHNPAVAQRLLAIDESMLTRTSPAVARATAQQARMGLPLFPTTTIGSYPQTAEIRQARLAHKRGELSDASYQEAMRRQIKETVGRQERLDLDVLVHGEPERNDMVEYFGQQLDGFCFTSNGWVQSYGSRCVKPPVIFGDVSRPGPMTVDWAVYAQSLTDRPMKGMLTGPVTILCWSFVRDDIPRSEVCRQIALAVRDEVRDLEAAGISIIQIDEAALREGMPLRESERGQYLRWAVDCFRLASSGVDDATQIHSHMCYSEFNTIVEWIARMDADVVSIEASRSGMRLLDAFDASRFPARIGPGIYDIHSPRIPDAEEILQLLRKALRVVPADRLWVNPDCGLKTRAWPETLASLRNMVTAAKQLRAEHLEGTRAE; from the coding sequence ATGAACGCGCACGTACTTGGTTTTCCCAGAATGGGAACAGGCCGCGAACTCAAATGGGCTTTGGAGGATTTCTGGCAGGGCAGGCTTGACGAGAGCGGGCTTCTGTCTGTGGCGTGGGAACTGAAGGAAAGGCACTGGGCGATCCAGGCCCAGGCCGGGCTGGACTCGGTCTGCGTCGGGGATCATTCCCTGTATGACCATGTGCTGGACACGGCCATCATGGTCGGGGCCGTCCCGGAGCGGTTCCTGGGACACGGCGGCGGCAGCGGTCTTGACACGTATTTCCGCATGGCCCGCGGCGACGCGGACGCCAATGTCCCTGCCATGACCATGACCAAATGGTTCGACTCGAACTACCACTACATTGTCCCGGAGATAGGGCCGGATACAACCTTCACCGGAACGTCCGGCCAGCTTGCCCGGGACATTCATCGGGCCGTTGGCCTTGGCTACAACCCGAGACCGATCCTGGTGGGCCCCCTCACCTTCCTGCTCCTTGCCAGAGAGGTTGGCGGCGTCAGCCGCTGGGACCATATGGAGGCATTGACCAGGGCCTATTGCGACATCCTCGGTGAACTGGCCGGCCAGGCCCGGTGGGTGCAGCTGGACGAGCCCGCCCTGTGCCTCGACCTGCCCCCACAGGCCGCAGAAGCCGCCCGCCATGCCTATGCGCAGCTCGCCAAGGCGTGCGGCCCCTCGCAAATCCTGCTCGCGACCTACTTCGGGGAGTTGCGGGAAAACCTTGGCCTGGCTGTCTCGCTGCCCGTGGACGCCCTGCACCTGGACCTCGTCCGGGGACGCGCCCAGCTCCAAGAAACCCTTGCCGTCATGCCGCAGAGCATGCACCTTTCCCTCGGGCTGGTGAATGGCCGCAACATCTGGCGGACAGACCTCGACGCGTCGGCGAGGCTCGTGGACATTGCCTGCGCCGCTCTGGGTGAGGACCGGGTGATGGTCGCCTCCAGCTGTTCGCTGCTCCATGCGCCCATGGATGTCGAGAGCGAGAACGCACTGGATCCGTCCCTCAAGCAATGGATGGCCTTTGCCGTCCAGAAATGCGCCGAAGTGGCTGCCCTGAAAGGGCATGGGAGCGCCGCCGCGCCAGCCCTGTTCGCCGAGAACCGAGCCGTTCTGGCCGCACGAAACGGAAGTGCCCTGGTGCACAATCCCGCTGTGGCGCAACGCTTGTTGGCCATTGACGAATCCATGCTCACCCGCACCTCGCCCGCCGTTGCGCGGGCCACGGCCCAGCAGGCGCGGATGGGGCTGCCCCTCTTCCCGACCACGACCATCGGCTCGTATCCCCAGACCGCCGAAATCAGGCAGGCCCGGCTGGCGCACAAGCGGGGAGAACTCTCCGACGCCAGCTACCAAGAGGCGATGCGCCGACAGATAAAGGAGACCGTGGGCCGCCAGGAGCGGCTGGACCTCGATGTCCTGGTCCACGGCGAACCCGAACGAAACGACATGGTGGAGTATTTCGGCCAACAGCTCGACGGCTTCTGCTTCACCAGCAATGGGTGGGTCCAGAGTTATGGCAGCCGCTGCGTCAAGCCGCCGGTCATCTTCGGCGACGTGTCCCGGCCAGGGCCGATGACGGTGGACTGGGCCGTCTACGCCCAGAGCCTGACCGACCGCCCCATGAAAGGGATGCTGACCGGACCCGTGACCATCCTCTGCTGGAGCTTTGTCCGCGACGACATTCCAAGGAGCGAGGTCTGCCGCCAGATCGCGCTGGCCGTGCGCGACGAGGTCCGCGACCTCGAAGCCGCCGGAATCAGCATCATCCAGATCGACGAGGCCGCCCTGCGCGAGGGCATGCCCCTGCGCGAATCCGAGCGCGGGCAGTACCTCCGGTGGGCGGTGGACTGCTTCCGCCTCGCCTCGTCCGGGGTGGACGACGCAACGCAGATCCACTCGCACATGTGCTACAGCGAGTTCAACACCATTGTGGAGTGGATAGCCAGGATGGATGCCGATGTCGTCAGCATCGAGGCGAGCCGGAGCGGCATGCGCCTGCTTGATGCGTTCGACGCCAGCCGGTTCCCGGCCCGGATTGGACCGGGCATCTACGACATCCACAGCCCGCGCATACCCGATGCCGAGGAGATTCTCCAACTCCTGCGCAAGGCGTTGCGCGTTGTCCCGGCAGACCGCCTCTGGGTCAACCCGGACTGCGGTCTGAAGACACGGGCCTGGCCGGAAACCCTCGCCTCGCTGCGCAACATGGTCACGGCGGCCAAACAATTGCGCGCCGAGCACCTGGAGGGAACACGGGCAGAGTGA
- a CDS encoding hemerythrin domain-containing protein: MNAISQDLIDHTIAHFYPEADAHSRIHNSLLQDIRSVLHKFKKKASVADLFNLMAIKIVKNHLLEEDRKFFPYLEPVDPC; this comes from the coding sequence GTGAACGCCATCTCTCAGGATCTCATAGACCACACGATCGCCCACTTCTATCCGGAGGCGGACGCCCACAGCAGGATACACAACTCGCTTCTTCAAGATATCCGTTCAGTCTTGCATAAATTCAAGAAGAAAGCCTCCGTGGCCGATTTGTTCAATCTCATGGCAATCAAGATCGTCAAGAACCACTTGCTCGAAGAGGACCGAAAGTTCTTTCCGTATCTTGAACCGGTGGATCCCTGCTGA
- a CDS encoding TIGR00341 family protein, with amino-acid sequence MAGADTIFIACDVQDADFVRSDIAPLFEERPVEIFFFGDTQEHLPPDQSLVVTYLGDRNVAKFIQRAIIHRFIIGVLPHPDMKRSGDNFGVAGTLADAVEDILSGGDCKKMDVLFCNEHVVQSLVVAGEVFSVRLGARETSDLSRNILVLWQLLQTRKRLRLKPISVATEEDKSLDTAALGIVVVEQGRNSLLSRRVLKDPPCNDGMVNILLFAPRSVLEIFWFILSSFVVFGKNGGRLPPFAGHIKSRTLRISGSTSFDYSLDGAPMSAPEILLSVSPKALRFLPGRNMEDYADECEQKEKLRVGALPVGQARLDLSTKPLPWVRHASADEFRELFLLLKSNATASRSFLALMVLSTLLAIVGLFANSASVIIGAMILAPLMGPIISLAMGAARQDETLLANSAKTLLVGLMICVGVATLATLLIPLRSLNGEISARLSPTLLDLGVALISGTAGAYAHAREDIAKSLAGVAIAVALVPPLAVAGIGIGWGERAVFQGASLLFMTNLVGILFAASITFLCLGFAPFQRARRGVLLSLALGLAVSVPLFWSFEGMVEEQRIVRQLEGVTIDQVVIQGVAIRRETPLVISLRMLSPENPTAHQVDSIKRRIEDIIGLPTKLECAIVLTR; translated from the coding sequence ATGGCTGGAGCTGACACGATATTTATCGCGTGCGACGTTCAGGACGCTGATTTCGTCAGAAGCGACATAGCGCCCCTTTTCGAGGAGCGACCTGTCGAGATCTTTTTCTTTGGCGATACGCAGGAGCATCTTCCTCCGGACCAAAGCCTTGTCGTGACCTATCTCGGCGACCGGAACGTCGCAAAGTTCATCCAAAGGGCGATCATCCACCGCTTCATCATTGGAGTATTGCCGCATCCCGATATGAAGCGTTCCGGGGACAACTTCGGAGTCGCAGGAACTCTGGCGGACGCCGTGGAGGATATCCTTTCGGGGGGGGACTGTAAAAAAATGGATGTTCTCTTCTGCAACGAGCACGTGGTTCAAAGCTTGGTCGTCGCCGGAGAGGTTTTCAGCGTTCGACTTGGCGCAAGAGAGACGAGCGACTTGTCCAGGAACATCTTGGTCCTCTGGCAACTTTTGCAGACCAGAAAGCGGCTACGTTTAAAGCCCATCAGCGTGGCCACCGAGGAAGACAAGTCGCTGGACACGGCCGCATTGGGCATCGTGGTGGTTGAGCAGGGCAGAAACTCCCTTCTTTCACGTCGCGTGCTCAAGGACCCTCCGTGCAACGACGGCATGGTAAACATCTTGCTGTTCGCCCCCCGCAGCGTTCTGGAGATTTTCTGGTTCATCCTCTCCTCCTTCGTCGTTTTCGGCAAGAACGGCGGACGGCTGCCGCCCTTCGCCGGGCACATCAAGTCAAGGACGCTGCGCATAAGCGGTTCAACGTCTTTCGATTATTCCCTTGACGGAGCGCCGATGAGCGCTCCCGAAATCCTACTGTCGGTTTCCCCGAAGGCCCTTCGCTTTCTGCCGGGCAGGAATATGGAGGATTACGCCGACGAGTGCGAGCAGAAGGAGAAATTAAGGGTGGGCGCCCTGCCGGTCGGGCAGGCGAGGCTCGACCTCTCAACGAAGCCACTTCCCTGGGTGCGGCACGCCTCGGCCGACGAATTCCGGGAGCTTTTTTTGCTGCTCAAGAGCAACGCCACGGCTTCCCGGTCCTTTCTGGCCCTGATGGTCCTTTCCACCCTGTTGGCGATCGTCGGCCTTTTCGCGAACTCCGCATCGGTCATCATCGGTGCGATGATCCTCGCGCCCCTCATGGGGCCGATCATCTCCCTGGCCATGGGCGCGGCGCGGCAGGATGAGACGCTGCTGGCAAACAGCGCCAAGACACTGCTTGTCGGGTTGATGATCTGCGTGGGAGTCGCCACGTTGGCGACGCTTCTCATCCCACTGCGTTCGCTGAACGGCGAGATATCCGCCCGCCTGAGCCCTACGCTGCTGGATCTTGGGGTGGCGCTTATTTCCGGAACCGCTGGGGCCTACGCCCATGCGCGCGAGGATATCGCCAAAAGCCTCGCCGGAGTGGCCATCGCAGTGGCGCTCGTCCCGCCGCTGGCCGTGGCGGGCATCGGCATCGGCTGGGGTGAGCGGGCCGTCTTCCAAGGCGCGTCCCTGCTCTTCATGACCAATCTTGTCGGCATACTCTTCGCCGCCAGCATAACGTTCCTTTGCCTTGGATTCGCGCCATTCCAGCGGGCTCGGCGCGGCGTCCTGCTCTCCCTGGCCTTGGGCCTCGCCGTAAGCGTTCCGCTCTTCTGGAGCTTTGAAGGGATGGTCGAAGAGCAACGCATCGTCCGACAGCTGGAAGGCGTGACAATAGACCAAGTCGTAATCCAGGGGGTGGCCATCCGTCGGGAGACGCCGCTGGTCATTTCCCTGAGAATGCTTTCCCCTGAAAACCCGACCGCCCATCAAGTCGACAGCATCAAACGGAGAATCGAAGACATCATCGGTCTGCCGACCAAGCTGGAGTGCGCGATCGTTCTGACCCGATAG
- a CDS encoding transposase domain-containing protein has protein sequence MYSLVKTAKANGLEPLRCLHFLFERLPGTKSDDERRNLLPQYIVAEELAC, from the coding sequence TTGTACAGTCTGGTCAAGACTGCGAAGGCTAATGGGCTGGAACCTTTGCGGTGTCTGCATTTTCTCTTTGAAAGACTACCGGGCACGAAGTCGGATGACGAAAGAAGAAACTTGTTGCCGCAGTATATTGTCGCTGAAGAGTTGGCGTGTTAA